A region from the Branchiostoma floridae strain S238N-H82 chromosome 9, Bfl_VNyyK, whole genome shotgun sequence genome encodes:
- the LOC118423614 gene encoding NXPE family member 3-like, whose product MMASARMYGVFTALVAVVTILTTMIFSVLPENPHPEIVVFPKKVSCRYNTGDKLEKVTSQSDLDQVTYPGNTDVTVLSNASDHHQGDVLTVRVVARDKKGRPKTYGGDFFRARLVSSDRSLQASSAGHVTDHCNGTYTVQFPLYWVGGVSIKIQLVHPSEAVQVLQRTRETPNKRFFVCSFFDVKTKATETRQCFSSPNPSLPPQQQCDFSKREVNGTWICDKPEKLPCSSIWLCRWDGGKSYKRAVGLLSGKMEPKLFKKPYLEAELKVDTKEPIRVLEAELTTPQHLPACTGDVRESGVTLGHWSAKVWTSSVCNVRVFAKEDIRRCLANKTVYMQGDSALLQWSTRLREVIPLTDIIGPAAKDGTPKRPPHIRLRNSSQWNISVSFQFHHFPTQGHSWNYFYDFSYTADVLDSIRGGPNTVVVLGLWAHFTAEPLDMIRSRLHYIRGAVHRLLRRSPDTQVYVRTGTTREHNKGKLEYYVLGSDWLAYQITEVIREVFRADPDVVVLDTWDMSVCQPGKDSIHPDQTMVDSQLNRFLSHICPN is encoded by the exons ATGATGGCCAGTGCCCGAATGTATGGAGTGTTTACGGCGCTAGTGGCTGTCGTCACTATACTTACG ACTATGATATTCTCCGTTCTGCCTGAAAATCCTCATCCTGAAATAGTCgtgtttccaaaaaaagtctCATGTCGATACAACACTGGGGATAAGCTTGAAAAAGTCACAAGCCAAAGCGACTTAGATCAGGTCACGTACCCAGGGAATACAGACGTTACCGTCTTAAGTAATGCCAGTGACCATCACCAAGGAGACGTTCTTACCGTAAGGGTGGTGGCAAGGGACAAGAAAGGAAGGCCGAAGACGTACGGAGGAGACTTCTTCCGCGCCAGACTGGTCAGTAGTGACCGTTCGCTACAGGCCAGTAGTGCCGGTCACGTCACTGACCACTGTAACGGTACCTACACTGTGCAGTTCCCGCTTTACTGGGTAGGCGGCGTTTCG ATAAAGATTCAGCTCGTCCATCCGAGTGAAGCAGTGCAGGTTCTACAGAGAACGAGAGAAACTCCGAACAAGCGGTTCTTCGTCTGCTCCTTCTTCGACGTGAAAACGAAGGCTACAGAAACAAGACAATGCTTCAGTTCTCCCAACCCCAGCCTACCGCCCCAACAACAGTGCGATTTCTCCAAACGGGAGGTGAACGGAACCTGGATTTGTGACAAGCCGGAAAAACTTCCATGTTCCTCTATTTGGTTGTGTCGGTGGGACGGGGGCAAAAGTTATAAAAGAGCAGTGGGTCTCCTGTCTGGTAAAATGGAaccaaaacttttcaaaaa ACCATATCTCGAGGCGGAACTTAAAGTAGACACCAAGGAGCCCATACGTGTCCTTGAGGCAGAACTGACCACACCTCAACACCTTCCGGCGTGTACCGGGGACGTACGTGAGTCTGGGGTCACACTGGGTCATTGGTCAGCCAAGGTCTGGACATCATCAGTCTGCAATGTCCGAGTTTTTGCCAAAGAGGACATCCGGCGGTGCCTGGCTAACAAGACAGTTTACATGCAAG GTGACTCCGCCCTATTACAGTGGAGCACTCGTTTGAGGGAAGTGATACCATTGACAGACATCATCGGTCCCGCAG CTAAGGACGGCACGCCTAAAAGACCTCCACATATCAGACTAAGGAACAGCAGCCAATGGAACATCTCAGTTAGTTTCCAGTTCCATCACTTCCCCACACAAGGGCACAGCTGGAATTACTTCTACGATTTTAGTTACACTGCCGACGTGTTGGACTCCATTCGCGGAGGCCCAAACACGGTAGTGGTTCTCGGTCTGTGGGCTCACTTTACCGCCGAGCCGCTGGACATGATCCGGTCGCGTCTGCACTACATACGGGGTGCTGTGCACCGTCTCCTGCGCAGGAGTCCGGACACGCAAGTCTACGTGAGAACTGGGACAACGCGAGAACACAATAAAGGGAAGTTGGAGTACTACGTGCTTGGGAGCGACTGGCTGGCTTACCAGATCACGGAGGTGATACGAGAGGTGTTCCGGGCGGATCCAGACGTGGTCGTGCTGGACACATGGGACATGAGCGTGTGTCAGCCGGGGAAAGACAGCATTCACCCTGATCAAACTATGGTGGACAGTCAGCTGAACAGATTCTTGTCTCATATCTGCCCAAACTAG
- the LOC118422424 gene encoding NXPE family member 4-like: MAQTRMSVVFAVLVAVVILLTAKFFALPRAYFGITNSWHQIELVPSPKRKLTKTPHPEIVAFPIKVSCLYNTGDKLEKVTTQSDLDQVTYPGYTDVTVLSKDNVYHRGDVLTVRVVARDKKGRPKTYGGDFFRARLVSSDRSLQASSAGHVTDHCNGTYTVQFPLYWVGGVSIKIQLVHPSEAVQVLQRTRETPNKRFFFCSFVDVKTKSTESRQCFSSPNPSLPPQQQCDFSKREVNGTWICEKPKKLPCSSISMCRFDADKSWKRAARLLSGKEIKVFQKPYLETELKVDPKEPIRVLEAELTTPQHLPACTGDARESGVTLGHWSAKVWKSSVCNVRVFAKEDIRRCLANKTVHTQGDSSQFQWCKRLTEVIPLSKTDTMGPEAKVGTPQRPPHVRVYDNDQWNISVRWQWHHYPVQITDWHYFNDFSYTADVLDSIRGGQNTVVVLGLWAHFTAEPLDMIRSRMYAIRAAIHRLKRRSPDTQVFVRTGTTREHNKGMLKYYLLGSDWMAYQITEVIREVFRADPDVVVLDTWDMSVCQPGKDHVHADQTMVNSELYRLLSHICPTN, translated from the exons ATGGCCCAAACCCGGATGTCTGTTGTGTTTGCGGTGCTAGTGGCTGTCGTCATTTTACTTACG GCTAAATTCTTTGCTTTACCTCGGGCGTATTTCGGAATAACTAACTCATGGCATCAAATCGAGCTAGTCCCTTCACCAAAAAGGAAGTTAACCAAAACTCCTCATCCTGAAATAGTCGCGTTTCCAATAAAAGTCTCATGTCTATACAACACTGGAGACAAGCTTGAAAAAGTCACAACCCAAAGTGACCTAGATCAGGTCACGTACCCAGGGTATACAGACGTTACCGTCTTAAGTAAAGACAATGTCTATCACCGAGGAGACGTTCTCACCGTAAGGGTGGTGGCAAGAGACAAAAAAGGAAGGCCTAAGACGTACGGAGGAGACTTCTTCCGTGCCAGACTGGTCAGTAGTGACCGTTCGCTACAGGCCAGTAGTGCCGGTCACGTCACTGACCACTGTAACGGTACCTACACTGTGCAGTTCCCGCTTTACTGGGTAGGCGGCGTTTCG ATAAAGATTCAGCTTGTCCACCCAAGTGAAGCAGTGCAGGTTCTACAGAGAACAAGAGAAACTCCGAACAAGAGATTCTTCTTCTGCTCCTTCGTCGACGTAAAAACGAAGTCTACAGAATCACGACAATGCTTCAGTTCTCCCAACCCCAGCCTACCGCCCCAACAACAGTGCGATTTCTCCAAACGGGAGGTGAACGGAACCTGGATTTGTGAGAAACCTAAGAAACTTCCTTGTTCCTCTATTTCAATGTGTCGATTTGACGCGGACAAGAGTTGGAAAAGAGCAGCTCGTCTCCTGTCTGGCaaggaaataaaagtttttcAAAA ACCATATCTTGAGACAGAACTTAAAGTAGACCCCAAGGAGCCAATACGTGTCCTTGAGGCAGAATTGACCACACCTCAACACCTTCCGGCGTGTACCGGGGACGCACGTGAGTCTGGGGTCACACTGGGTCATTGGTCAGCCAAGGTCTGGAAATCATCAGTCTGCAATGTCCGAGTTTTTGCCAAAGAGGACATCCGGCGATGCCTGGCTAACAAGACAGTACACACGCAAG GCGACTCCTCTCAATTCCAGTGGTGTAAACGTTTGACGGAAGTGATACCACTGTCAAAGACAGACACCATGGGTCCGGAAG CTAAGGTCGGCACACCACAAAGACCTCCACATGTCAGAGTGTATGACAACGACCAATGGAACATCTCTGTTCGCTGGCAGTGGCATCACTACCCCGTTCAAATAACAGATTGGCATTACTTTAACGATTTTAGTTACACTGCCGACGTGTTGGACTCCATTCGCGGAGGCCAGAACACAGTAGTGGTTCTCGGTCTGTGGGCTCACTTTACCGCCGAGCCGCTGGACATGATCCGGTCGCGAATGTACGCCATACGGGCCGCCATACACCGTCTCAAGCGCAGGAGTCCCGACACGCAGGTCTTCGTGAGAACTGGTACAACGCGAGAACACAATAAAGGAATGTTAAAGTACTACCTGCTTGGGAGCGACTGGATGGCTTACCAGATCACGGAGGTGATACGAGAGGTGTTCCGGGCGGATCCAGACGTGGTCGTGCTGGACACGTGGGACATGAGCGTGTGTCAGCCGGGGAAAGACCATGTTCACGCCGATCAAACGATGGTGAACAGTGAACTATACAGGCTGTTATCTCATATCTGCCCAACAAACTAG
- the LOC118422443 gene encoding NXPE family member 3-like: MPMASTRMYAAFTVLATVVFILVTLELLGLSWLNVGFPKPLPKLRLLQSVKIPNQKSTKIRQNLSIPNIIRTNLSRNVKPKGLSVTNIEPCNQEQVTCPNNTSIRVLNRGSLYHKGDVLTVRVVARDREGRPKTYGGDFFRARLVSSDRSLQASSAGHVTDHCNGTYTVQFPLYWVGGVLIKIQLVHPSEAVKVLQRVRKIPNKRVFHCSFVDENINATYTKQCFSSANPSLPPNQQCDFSKGEVNGTWVCERPEKLPCSAISKCRWAPGNSRTKTPSLVSNDEEKKLFQKPYLEAELEVGVKQPIRVLEAELPSHEQLPSCTWDKSSALGYWSAKVWRSSVCNVRVFAKEDVQRCLANKTLYMQGDSTLRQWSQRLQKVVPLYYNKTTMDSTALLGGDNNQWNISVRYRFHHFPVQGGAWIYFNDFSYTADVLDSIRGGPNTVVVLGLWAHFTAEPLDMIRSRMYAIRAAIHRLKRRSPNTQVFVRTGTTREHTRGRLEYYVLGSDWLAYQITEVIREVFRADPDVVVLETWDMSVCQPGKDRVHPDQTMVDSQLNRLLSHICPI, encoded by the exons ATGCCTATGGCCAGTACCCGGATGTATGCAGCGTTTACGGTCCTGGCTACTGTCGTATTTATCCTTGTG ACATTAGAACTCCTTGGTCTATCCTGGCTAAATGTCGGATTCCCCAAACCACTACCTAAACTTCGCTTACTTCAGAGTGTTAAAATCCCTAACCAGAAGTCGACTAAAATCCGTCAAAATCTATCaattccaaatatcatcaggactAATCTTAGTCGAAATGTAAAACCCAAAGGCCTAAGCGTTACAAATATTGAACCTTGCAACCAAGAGCAGGTCACGTGCCCAAACAATACAAGCATACGTGTCTTGAACAGAGGTAGTCTGTATCACAAAGGAGACGTTCTTACCGTAAGGGTGGTGGCAAGAGACAGAGAAGGAAGGCCGAAAACGTACGGAGGAGACTTTTTCCGTGCCAGACTGGTCAGTAGTGACCGTTCGCTACAGGCCAGTAGTGCCGGCCACGTCACTGACCACTGTAACGGTACCTACACTGTGCAGTTCCCGCTCTACTGGGTAGGCGGCGTTTTG ATAAAGATCCAACTCGTCCATCCAAGCGAAGCAGTCAAGGTTCTACAAAGGGTGCGAAAAATTCCAAACAAGAGAGTTTTCCATTGCAGTTTTGTCGACGAGAACATAAACGCTACCTACACCAAACAGTGCTTTAGTTCTGCCAACCCCAGCCTACCGCCCAACCAACAGTGCGATTTCTCAAAGGGTGAGGTGAACGGAACCTGGGTTTGTGAGAGGCCGGAAAAACTTCCATGTTCCGCCATCTCCAAGTGCCGGTGGGCGCCGGGCAATAGCAGAACAAAGACACCGAGTCTTGTGTCTAATGATGAAGAAAAGAAACTTTTCCAAAA ACCATATCTTGAGGCGGAACTTGAAGTAGGGGTCAAGCAGCCCATACGTGTCCTTGAGGCAGAACTTCCATCGCATGAACAACTTCCATCGTGTACCTGGGACAAGTCATCAGCTCTGGGATATTGGTCAGCCAAGGTCTGGAGATCATCAGTCTGCAATGTCCGAGTTTTTGCCAAAGAAGACGTTCAGAGATGCCTGGCTAACAAGACATTGTACATGCAAG GCGACTCCACCCTTAGACAATGGAGCCAGCGTTTGCAAAAGGTAGTACCACTGTACTACAATAAAACAACCATGGATTCAACAG CTCTCCTAGGTGGTGACAACAACCAGTGGAACATCTCTGTTCGCTACCGGTTCCATCACTTCCCCGTACAAGGGGGAGCTTGGATTTACTTTAACGATTTCAGTTACACTGCCGACGTACTGGACTCCATTCGCGGAGGCCCGAACACGGTAGTGGTTCTCGGTCTGTGGGCTCACTTTACCGCCGAGCCGCTGGACATGATCCGGTCGCGAATGTACGCCATACGGGCCGCCATACACCGTCTCAAGCGCAGGAGTCCCAACACGCAGGTTTTCGTGAGAACTGGGACAACGCGAGAACACACGAGAGGAAGGTTGGAGTACTATGTGCTCGGGAGCGACTGGCTGGCTTACCAGATCACGGAGGTGATACGAGAGGTGTTCCGGGCGGATCCAGACGTGGTCGTGTTGGAAACGTGGGACATGAGCGTGTGTCAGCCGGGTAAAGACCGCGTTCACCCAGATCAAACGATGGTAGACAGTCAACTGAACAGACTGTTGTCTCATATCTGCCCGATCTAG
- the LOC118422245 gene encoding uncharacterized protein LOC118422245, giving the protein MAKQWLNCVIVCAVFTLALSGLASSKFSSDRYCSKYHVLNEPWRSAQARSLDLYGRHHCDNKDGFQTTRWYRFMGEAGTTMPTKPPPSSHRCGSDAPVWMNGINPTYEDGVVERQVCARFDKKICRWRWNIRVKRCPEGFLIYKLKPVKACSLTYCGLGIQNMTVDDVTRPASNEDEDGSGALDNRKEDVHPACHHYITLDEPQRSVHYQVDPNTATNTLLCDKRSGLQHGSWYRFVGEGGVIMATERPLSTHRCGTHAPVWMRGPHPTIEEGVVTRTVCAFWDGNDCKWSWEIKVLSCPGDFFVYKLRKATQCILAYCTTDGAPQTTVPSPTPSMSVELLNDEDDETGSGEPHFEDVPATESPDNAKDVGAGSPHTPERRTSYLTHHKGWDYYKVPVIGKMTSANVKAACEAAGYVTPCSGDSDCMHSSSECVLTGLEDCYNPMNEVAQEMCGTRPYGCAKLQGVYQYMNTWSKGAACGVESKLWCTIGSKWEDRYAFCADWNATTATPQATTAAPQTTTTTAPATTTARDSRNCCGKILRQATEVVDQSSDYRVPDGWTMCYIDERDTAHHKTPCRDLLQGIPGYEDAEELLAAGGNFGCWHGTTGNSHGPAFATNNVIENSCKDGVQQETRLKSWNVRTTTLGVCIKGITCDEAPETTVPPPIPSIPDEVLSDDEDDVGSGEPDDKITRKNLALGKRTKQSSLWDAGYSQNAVDGDRSTNWYSGSCTHTEVTLRDNVWDIGTTDPWWYVELESSHPIGKVVIVNRRSPKHSVTSRINPFEIRIGNSKDVTANPKCGRRHVFPGDEDVMEVSCGGIQGRYVGIRLPGENRILTLCEVEVYADENALPTTVPFPSDDEDDVGSGDSVDDGPCTKHYKFDDAWRDVSNGRDNKCDRSGDLKHGEWHRFSGSRGSMMIPTERPLTTNRCGTHAPVWMKGKLPTVEEGVVTRAACAFWGEDECNWSWDIDVMACPGGYFVYKLPKPPVCHLAYCTTYDTPQPSPTMIPAISDGSLSDDEDEVGSGEPDDKDVNPQTTMPSTTTIPTPTEDPSSDANEDDADSRRVEGSV; this is encoded by the exons ATGGCGAAACAGTGGTTGAATTGTGTTATTGTTTGCGCAGTCTTCACGCTTGCACTGAGTGGCCTGGCGTCTTCCAAGTTTTCTTCGG accGATACTGCTCCAAGTATCACGTACTAAACGAACCCTGGAGAAGTGCCCAAGCTAGATCCCTTGATCTGTACGGAAGACACCACTGTGACAACAAAGACGGGTTCCAGACCACCCGATGGTACAGATTCATGGGGGAGGCAGGCACAACCATGCCGACGAAACCACCACCTTCTTCCCACCGCTGCGGCTCGGACGCCCCCGTCTGGATGAATGGTATCAACCCGACGTACGAAGACGGGGTGGTCGAGCGCCAGGTTTGCGCACGGTTTGATAAGAAAATATGCAGATGGAGGTGGAACATACGCGTAAAGCGATGTCCCGAGGGTTTTCTCATCTACAAGTTGAAACCAGTGAAAGCCTGTAGTCTGACGTATTGTGGTCTAG GCATTCAAAATATGACggttgatgacgtcaccaggcCTGCATCAAATGAGGATGAAGATGGCTCTGGTGCGTTGGACAATCGCAAAGAAGATG TTCATCCCGCCTGTCACCACTACATTACTTTGGATGAGCCACAGAGAAGCGTACACTATCAAGTAGATCCAAACACAGCTACAAACACTCTTCTATGCGACAAAAGAAGCGGGTTGCAGCATGGGTCTTGGTACCGCtttgtgggggaggggggtgtcatCATGGCGACGGAGCGCCCCCTATCGACTCATCGCTGCGGTACACACGCTCCTGTTTGGATGAGAGGACCGCATCCAACCATAGAGGAAGGTGTCGTCACCCGGACAGTGTGTGCGTTTTGGGATGGCAACGATTGCAAGTGGTCTTGGGAAATCAAAGTTTTGTCGTGTCCCGGAGATTTCTTCGTCTACAAGCTGAGAAAagcaacacagtgtattctggCTTACTGTACAACAG ATGGAGCCCCACAGACGACAGTGCCTTCCCCTACACCTTCCATGTCTGTTGAATTATTgaatgatgaggatgatgaaactgggtctgGGGAGCCGCACTTTGAAG ACGTACCTGCAACTGAAAGCCCTGATAACGCAAAAGATGTGGGCGCTGGATCACCTCACACCCCAG AGCGCAGGACGTCATACCTAACTCATCACAAGGGATGGGACTACTACAAAGTACCTGTGATCGGAAAGATGACATCAGCCAACGTGAAGGCAGCCTGCGAGGCAGCCGGGTACGTGACACCTTGTTCAGGAGACAGCGATTGCATGCATTCCTCGTCGGAGTGCGTCCTTACGGGGTTGGAAGACTGCTACAACCCGATGAATGAAGTAGCTCAAGAGATGTGTGGTACTAGACCATACGGCTGTGCAAAGCTGCAGGGCGTTTACCAGTACATGAACACGTGGAGTAAAGGCGCCGCCTGTGGTGTAGAGTCAAAACTGTGGTGTACGATTGGTTCTAAATGGGAGGACCGGTACGCCTTCTGTGCAG ACTGGAACGCTACAACCGCTACACCCCAAGCTACAACCGCTGCACCCCAGACTACAACCACTACAGCACCGGCTACAACTACCGCTAGAGATTCAA GAAACTGCTGTGGTAAGATTTTGCGACAGGCGACGGAAGTAGTTGACCAGTCCAGCGACTACAGAGTTCCAGATGGCTGGACTATGTGCTACATCGACGAACGTGACACCGCACATCACAAAACCCCGTGTCGGGACCTGCTCCAGGGTATTCCCGGCTACGAAGATGCGGAAGAACTGCTCGCAGCCGGGGGAAACTTCGGGTGCTGGCACGGTACCACGGGTAACTCTCACGGACCGGCTTTCGCAACGAATAATGTCATTGAGAACAGCTGTAAAGATGGTGTGCAACAGGAGACACGACTGAAATCGTGGAACGTTCGAACAACAACACTTGGCGTCTGCATCAAAGGCATCACTTGTG ATGAAGCCCCAGAGACGACAGTTCCTCCTCCTATACCTTCCATACCTGATGAAGTACTGagtgatgatgaggatgatgttGGGTCTGGGGAGCCGGATGACAAAA TCACCAGAAAGAATCTAGCTCTTGGCAAAAGAACGAAGCAGTCGTCTCTCTGGGACGCGGGGTACTCGCAGAACGCGGTTGACGGTGACCGCAGCACTAACTGGTACAGTGGGTCCTGTACTCACACCGAGGTCACCCTTCGTGACAACGTCTGGGACATCGGCACAACAGATCCCTGGTGGTACGTGGAACTCGAATCCTCGCATCCAATCGGAAAAGTCGTCATCGTGAACCGAAGATCACCGAAACACTCCGTAACCTCACGAATTAATCCGTTCGAGATTCGTATCGGGAATTCGAAAGACGTGACGGCGAATCCGAAGTGTGGAAGGCGACATGTTTTCCCCGGGGATGAAGACGTGATGGAGGTATCGTGCGGAGGGATACAGGGAAGATACGTCGGGATACGCCTCCCCGGAGAGAACAGAATCCTGACTCTGTGTGAGGTTGAAGTATATGCAG ATGAAAATGCACTGCCAACAACTGTACCATTTCCTAGTGATGATGAAGACGATGTAGGTTCCGGTGATTCAG TTGATGATGGACCTTGTACCAAACACTATAAATTTGATGATGCATGGAGAGATGTAAGCAATGGTCGTGATAATAAGTGCGACAGGAGTGGTGACCTAAAGCATGGTGAATGGCATCGCTTCTCGGGAAGTAGAGGCAGCATGATGATACCCACGGAGCGCCCCCTAACGACTAATCGCTGCGGTACACACGCGCCCGTTTGGATGAAAGGAAAGCTTCCAACCGTAGAGGAGGGTGTTGTCACCCGAGCTGCGTGTGCGTTCTGGGGCGAGGATGAATGCAACTGGTCTTGGGACATTGACGTCATGGCATGCCCTGGTGGTTACTTCGTCTACAAGTTACCAAAACCTCCAGTTTGTCATCTTGCTTACTGCACAACAT ATGATACTCCACAGCCTTCGCCAACAATGATTCCGGCCATATCTGACGGTTCGCTGagtgatgatgaggatgaggtTGGGTCAGGGGAGCCGGACGATAAAG ATGTAAACCCACAAACAACAATGCCATCGACGACGACGATTCCTACCCCAACTGAAGATCCATCCAGTGATGCTAATGAAGACGATGCTGATTCCCGGAGAGTTGAGGGTTCAGTT